Proteins from a single region of Centropristis striata isolate RG_2023a ecotype Rhode Island chromosome 9, C.striata_1.0, whole genome shotgun sequence:
- the LOC131977180 gene encoding uncharacterized protein LOC131977180, translating to MAGENEQGKNNKLPCKEGHSGPTHESIQAVFDLKSFRPAENLSNPTITNISFTLYAVLGVNEKTQILTTFLWLRLYWHHEFLVWDPDECDGVTRISLPVKQLWSPDIIVYEFSTCFCLFLCLLADSSNPPSVDDDVSQACPYVYINHTGHIRWDRMLRLVSACNLEIFSFPFDVQNCTFTFGSYMHTIRDVRVGPALTFKEMSGNSKRYLEASGEWELVDILGETSILQFGIDEWDIITFWVVIKRRPVLYVVNLLIPSSFLMLIDILSFYLPPHSVDRASFKMTLILGYTVFLLIMNDLLPSTANGTPIIGIYFSVCLALMVISLLETVIITNVLHHSTMKYQEVPNWVRVVVLKHIANLICYKWPEDIERPSVQQKDKPESSNSCSESWSIQPASQTPAQQPAQQPAQQPTSSEGVVAPPELQQICQYLGDLRAHLTSLQKESELQGQWCHVGYVLDFLLFRIYLLLITCYALVIISMWCVWIIPSEEDQPRQRMTEVKRFELIFICFMLLYGCAAALNCTSPTPVSLFDELEKELFSKKLLRPVKSFSSPINISIGITVVGILGVDEKSQALTTILWEVLEWQIEGLSWDEEECGISRISIPRALLWVPDIHIAEFIDEDRSPKTQYVYLDNTGHVFDDKPIRVTSSCKLVIYNFPFDVQNCSLTFGSYIHFATDVRMIQSTTAEEILEESLDVLETNGEWELAGIRVAPATLALDVGSYSEIQYFIILRRRPVLYVVNLLIPSCFLIALDLFSFLLPPQSVDRASFKMTLILGYTVFLLIMNDLLPSTGNTTPLINVFFSISLALMVGSLLETVFITNIQFSSSQYSAVPNWVRVLVLRYLAVIVCLPQKEKSNHITVILNPSNKEPGKDGSVPNLSAIHLQPLFGDTHPVKPPPDPPEPALEELRRLGINLAAIRRQVDKHFQGNKTSEEWQMIGLVIDRLLFGLYIVFIIFSFITIICIWALSNSA from the exons ATGGCTGGTGAGAACGAGCAGGGCAAAAACAA TAAACTGCCCTGTAAAGAGGGTCATAGCGGTCCCACCCATGAGTCCATACAGGCTGTGTTTGACCTAAAATCCTTCAGACCAGCAGAGAACCTCAGTAATCCCACCATCACCAACATCTCCTTCACCCTGTATGCTGTCCTGGGGGTG AATGAGAAAACTCAAATACTCACAACTTTCTTGTGGCTCAGACTG TACTGGCACCATGAGTTCCTGGTTTGGGACCCTGATGAGTGTGACGGCGTCACCAGGATTTCTCTTCCTGTGAAGCAGCTCTGGTCCCCAGACATCATCGTGTACGAATT TTCaacctgtttttgtttatttctgtgtcttcttGCCGACTCCTCCAACCCTCCCAGCGTGGACGATGATGTTTCCCAAGCGTGTCCTTACGTCTACATCAACCACACAGGTCACATCCGCTGGGACAGAATGCTTCGGCTCGTCTCAGCCTGCAACCTGGAGATCTTCAGTTTTCCATTTGACGTGCAGAACTGCACATTTACATTTGGCTCCTACATGCACACCA TAAGGGATGTGAGAGTAGGCCCAGCCCTGACCTTTAAAGAAATGTCTGGAAACTCAAAACGTTACCTGGAGGCCAGTGGAGAGTGGGAGCTTGTGGACATACTGGGAGAGACTTCCATCCTCCAGTTTGGGATTGATGAGTGGGACATCATCACCTTCTGG GTGGTGATAAAGCGGCGACCAGTCCTCTACGTGGTCAACCTGCTGATCCCCAGCTCCTTCCTCATGCTCATCGACATCCTGTCCTTCTACCTGCCTCCCCACAGCGTCGACCGCGCCTCCTTCAAGATGACCCTCATCCTGGGCTACACCGTCTTCCTGCTCATCATGAACGACCTGCTGCCCAGCACTGCAAACGGCACACCAATCATAG gtatttatttctcagtgtgCCTGGCTCTTATGGTCATCAGTCTACTGGAGACAGTCATCATCACTAACGTGCTCCACCACAGCACCATGAAATATCAGGAGGTTCCAAACTGGGTGAGGGTGGTTGTCCTCAAACACATCGCCAACCTCATCTGCTACAAGTGGCCGGAGGACATCGAGCGCCCCTCTGTACAACAGAAGGATAAACCTGAAAGTTCAAATAGTTGCTCAGAGTCGTGGAGCATCCAACCAGCCAGCCAGACACCGGCCCAGCAGCCGGCCCAGCAGCCAGCCCAGCAGCCGACCAGCAGCGAAG gtgTAGTTGCTCCTCCTGAATTGCAGCAGATCTGTCAGTACCTGGGTGACCTCCGTGCTCACCTCACCTCACTGCAGAAGGAGAGCGAGCTGCAGGGCCAGTGGTGTCACGTAGGATACGTCCTTGACTTCCTGCTCTTCCGCATCTATCTGCTGCTCATCACCTGTTATGCGCTGGTTATCATCTCCATGTGGTGTGTCTGGATCA TCCCTTCTGAAGAG GATCAACCCAGACAGAGAATGACAGAAGTAAAACGTTTTGAGTTAATCTTCATCTGTTTCATGCTGCTTTATG GTTGTGCAGCAGCATTGAACTGCACCAGCCCGACTCCTGTATCCTTGTTTGATGAACTTGAGAAGGAATTATTCTCCAAAAAACTACTGCGACCAGTAAAAAGCTTTTCAAGTCCAATTAACATTTCCATCGGCATCACAGTGGTGGGAATTTTAGGAGTG GATGAAAAATCTCAAGCACTGACAACTATCTTATGGGAAGTTCTG GAGTGGCAGATAGAGGGATTGAGCTGGGATGAGGAGGAATGTGGAATTTCAAGGATCTCTATCCCTCGAGCATTGCTTTGGGTCCCAGACATCCACATCGCAGAGTT CATTGATGAGGACAGATCTCCCAAAACTCAATATGTCTACTTAGACAACACTGGTCATGTATTTGATGATAAGCCGATCAGAGTGACCAGCTCCTGCAAATTAGTGATCTACAATTTCCCCTTCGATGTCCAAAACTGCTCGCTGACCTTTGGATCATATATACACTTTG CTACAGACGTAAGGATGATTCAAAGCACCACAGCTGAAGAGATCCTGGAGGAGTCCCTAGATGTGTTGGAGACTAACGGGGAGTGGGAGCTGGCAGGTATCAGGGTCGCTCCAGCTACACTGGCCTTAGATGTGGGAAGCTACTCTGAGATTCAATACTTT ATCATTTTGAGACGAAGGCCAGTCCTCTACGTGGTGAACCTGCTGATCCCCAGCTGCTTCCTCATCGCACTGGACCTCTTCAGCTTCCTGCTGCCTCCTCAAAGTGTCGACCGCGCCTCCTTCAAGATGACCCTCATCCTGGGCTACACCGTCTTTCTGCTCATCATGAACGACCTGCTGCCCAGCACTGGAAATACAACACCTCTCATTA ATGTTTTCTTCTCCATCAGTCTTGCTCTGATGGTGGGCAGCCTGTTGGAGACAGTGTTTATCACCAACATCCAGTTCAGCTCCAGCCAGTACAGTGCGGTGCCTAACTGGGTCAGAGTCCTCGTGCTACGATATCTAGCTGTTATCGTTTGTCTCCCTCAAAAAGAGAAGAGCAACCACATCACTGTCATCCTCAATCCATCTAATAAAg AACCAGGAAAAGATGGCAGTGTCCCCAACCTCTCAGCGATTCATCTTCAGCCCCTCTTTGGTGACACACATCCAGTGAAGCCCCCTCCAGACCCTCCAGAGCCGGCCCTGGAAGAACTGAGGAGGCTGGGCATAAATCTCGCGGCCATTCGCCGTCAGGTAGACAAACACTTCCAGGGGAACAAAACCTCAGAGGAATGGCAAATGATCGGGCTAGTCATCGACCGTCTGCTGTTCGGCCTGTACATCGTCTTCATCATCTTCAGCTTCATCACCATCATATGCATCTGGGCCTTGAGCAATTCAGCCTGA